AGCCTTTAAATCCCTGGGGCTCATTTCTTCTATAGGAATATTGATACCCTTTAACCTGCCTATGGGCGAACCAAAACCTGTCACGTGTTGATTGGTATCCTGGCCTACCAGTTCTTTTTCTCTGAAGGCCAAGGCCGATTTTCCTTTCGTCTGAAAATAGATGGGTGCTCCGTTATGGGCGATGACATTATCGAAATTTCCGGAAATCTGGAGCCCGGTACTCAGCTCGATAGTACCTAATTCTTTGGAGTCAATAAGTTTTTTAATTCCGCTAAGTCCGCCCGTGCGCAAGGCCATGGTATTCGCGAAATCTTCAAGCACCTGGCTTAGAAAAGCGAAATCCGGAGTTACGAATAGTTGAGGTTGCGGTTTGGTAATATCAAAAGGGGTGTGGGCAGCTTCAATGGAATAGGGTATTTTCTTTACTTCATCCGTCATGCACCAAGCACTTTCCCCTATTGAGGATAAAAGGCCCGCCCCGTAAATTTTAGGATTTTCAACGGTACCTATTAACCCGTATTCTACGGTCCACCAATGTAGGTTTCGTATAAGGGCCATTTCGCTGGGCACTCCCATATGCTTCTGTAATTCTTCGATATGTTTTTCGGCTTTTTGTATTTCTGATGGCGTTGTACCCTGAGCTTCCTTTATAATGGATAAATGACGCACTGCTTCGTAGAGTTCAAAATCCTTTGCGCTAGAGACCGCTTTACAGCCAATTTCACCAAAACGTCTTAGATATTCAGCATACTCGGGATTGGCGATAATGGGAGCATGGCCGGCACCTTCATGAATAATATCGGGTGCGGGCGTGTATTCAATATGCGCCAACTGGCGAATATCCGATGCGATGACCAAAACGTTATAAGCTTGGAATTCCATAAATGCCGCTGGAGGAATAAATCCGTCCACGGCAACGGCCGCCCATCCTAAATCTTTTAGTATACGGTTCATGCCATACATATTTGGGATATGGTCAACGGCGATACCGGTTTTTCGCAAACCATCTAGATAAGAACCATGCGCTACCTGGCTAAGGTAATCTACGTTTTTGCGCATAACATAACGCCATACCGCTTGGTTTATAGCAGTGTACTCCTCGTAATTTTGAGGCTTTATATACTGCTTCAGATGTTTGGGAAGCTTGTCTAGAATAGGATTGCTTTCGTAGGTCATCGTTAGTGTGTTTTAATAGGGTTTCCCTCCGCATCGTACAAGGAGCGCATTGAAAATACCTCGGGAGAATCTCCCTGTAATTGGTGAAGTTCTAATTTTTCTTTGGTAGTGGTTAACGTTGGTGTATCACCTGCTTTTATCCACCATAATATAAATTGTGATGGTTTGGAAAGGTCAAACCACTTCTTTTTATGCTTCAAAAAATAACTGTGCACAGAGCCGTAAACGAAGCCTTTAAAAGATTCCATATCTTCCCAGACACTTATGTTTATGGCCATCATTTCATCTTGAAAGGGTGACTCTAGATAAGAGGCAGAGCGACCTTCCTCGTCTTTTAAACGCCAAACAAAGCCTTTGCTTTCCTCCGCAAATTTATTCACCGGCTCCAAGAAGTCTACAAACTCCTTCATCGTTGGATGACTTAAAGGAGCTCTGAAACGAGCTATGTTGGCCTGAGCAAGATGATACATAAAAACGGTTTTCTAATAAAGATATTTATTTTGGTTATTATTGTATATATATTATAATTTTTTAGAGATATTTCCTTTAATAGTATTTATAAAAAGGAAATAGTATAGAATTTAAAGGTTTTTGAACGAATTAAAAGGAACTTGTATGTTAGAGAAATTGGATGCTATTGACCGCGGAATTTTAAAAATCCTGGAAAAGGATGCAAAGACGGTCGCAAAGTCCATAGCAGAGCAGTTGGGTCTCACCAAAACACCCGTTTATGAACGTATCAAAAGGTTAGAAAAGGAAGGTTATATTAAGAATTATGTAGCTGTTTTGGATACGGATAAAATTGAACGAAGTATAACCGTGTTCAGTTTTGTGTCCCTCGAAGCTCAAAAAGGCAGTTTAATGGACGATTTTCTGGAAAAAGTAAAGCAATTCAACGAAGTCTCCGAGTGTTATGTTGTAGGAGGGGAGTTCGATTTTTTGTTGAAGGTAACCGTAAAAAATTTGGATGCCTATTATGATTTTGCGAAATCAAAGATTGCAACCTTACCGAACATAGGTGCGGTAAAAAGTGCCTTTGTACTCAATGAGGCTAAAAATCAGCAATATTTTCCTTTGTTGTAAATATATAAAAAGCCTGCATAGTACAATGTACCGTGCAGGCTTTTTGAAAAGTATGTTTCTCTTATTTGGATACTAGCGCATCAGGTGGGTATTGTTCCAAAATCTGTGCTACAAATTGTTGAATACGTTGTTCTTTCTTTTGAATGTTCTTGGTGTTGGCGAGTGTTCCTTCTCCCTTTCCTTGCCACACCAGTTCCTTACTCTTGGTATCGATAAGGTCAATGTAAAGCGATCCTTCGGTTGAAGTACTTACAAGGTTACCACCTCCCCAGCCCCAGCCGAGTCCAGGTCCCCATCCGAGACCTCCCCAGCCCCAGCCCCATCCGCCGAAACCTCCCCAGCCTCCCCAGCCGAAGTTGTTATTGTAGACATCAACTCTTTCTTGTTCTTTGGTAAAAATACTCACGAGTATGTCCGGATTTTCGGATTTTACGAAACCTCTAGAAGCCATTTCCGTTTCTATAGCTCTAAGAATCCTTTTTTTATCCAAGTC
This genomic window from Maribacter sp. MJ134 contains:
- a CDS encoding DUF4136 domain-containing protein, with protein sequence MNKLKLLALPILALLFLSSCSSVRVLSDYDQKADFNGYKSYAFYKTGIDKAQISDLDKKRILRAIETEMASRGFVKSENPDILVSIFTKEQERVDVYNNNFGWGGWGGFGGWGWGWGGLGWGPGLGWGWGGGNLVSTSTEGSLYIDLIDTKSKELVWQGKGEGTLANTKNIQKKEQRIQQFVAQILEQYPPDALVSK
- a CDS encoding aromatic amino acid hydroxylase; amino-acid sequence: MTYESNPILDKLPKHLKQYIKPQNYEEYTAINQAVWRYVMRKNVDYLSQVAHGSYLDGLRKTGIAVDHIPNMYGMNRILKDLGWAAVAVDGFIPPAAFMEFQAYNVLVIASDIRQLAHIEYTPAPDIIHEGAGHAPIIANPEYAEYLRRFGEIGCKAVSSAKDFELYEAVRHLSIIKEAQGTTPSEIQKAEKHIEELQKHMGVPSEMALIRNLHWWTVEYGLIGTVENPKIYGAGLLSSIGESAWCMTDEVKKIPYSIEAAHTPFDITKPQPQLFVTPDFAFLSQVLEDFANTMALRTGGLSGIKKLIDSKELGTIELSTGLQISGNFDNVIAHNGAPIYFQTKGKSALAFREKELVGQDTNQHVTGFGSPIGRLKGINIPIEEMSPRDLKAYKIYEGEHVSLDFVGGINVSGKIITGTRNLQGQIILITFENCTVSHHGKVLFKSDEELYNMAIGERIVSAFNGPADLKSFDLLDHELSKTLSDKKSANESELEGYYQQIRDFREGKNTTISRNKVFKEVQQNFPKDWLLSVELYELAITNGDTGFATEIKHHLEKVKQDNPSLGHLIDDGLNLVEPVKTT
- a CDS encoding DUF3291 domain-containing protein; its protein translation is MYHLAQANIARFRAPLSHPTMKEFVDFLEPVNKFAEESKGFVWRLKDEEGRSASYLESPFQDEMMAINISVWEDMESFKGFVYGSVHSYFLKHKKKWFDLSKPSQFILWWIKAGDTPTLTTTKEKLELHQLQGDSPEVFSMRSLYDAEGNPIKTH
- a CDS encoding Lrp/AsnC family transcriptional regulator, encoding MLEKLDAIDRGILKILEKDAKTVAKSIAEQLGLTKTPVYERIKRLEKEGYIKNYVAVLDTDKIERSITVFSFVSLEAQKGSLMDDFLEKVKQFNEVSECYVVGGEFDFLLKVTVKNLDAYYDFAKSKIATLPNIGAVKSAFVLNEAKNQQYFPLL